tttgaaggcactgtagcttcaCCTCCTTCATGTATCCACGAATCCTGCTCTCACAGTTGTACTTCATGTAGGCCGATTTGGTCTTAAATCTGTCATCAATTCCTGAAAGCCCAAAAATAGAACGGTATAACCGTAAAGAGACAGTTTGTTtcagattaaaaaataaaaatgtccttgtttttctccaTCTTTCTTTTGGCTGCCACATCGTTTCCTGCAGGATTTCTATCCATCCCAAGATTGAAGACTTGTTACCTTGGAACCAGTCTTCATCGTCTTCTCTGTTTTCAGCCTCAGAGCTGTCCTTCAAGTGCAGGAGCAGGTCCCCCAGGAGTCTGCGTCTCTTTGGAGACCGCTCGTTTGAGAGAAGCCCCTTAGCCGCATCAATCAGAAGATCTGAGTTCCTGTCGGTGTCCAGCAACCGGCCTATGTCGCAGACAACTGAAATAATCACAAATCATAACAGTTATTTCAATTGGTTCACAGAACAGCCTCTGTTAACCTAAACATCAGAGTCATGGCACCCATGTAACCGACTGTATTTGAAGCCCAGACAGCCTCACTGGCAAGTATCACTGGCAGGCATGGTTAGGCTACTCAATACATGAGCCTGGTTAACCGCTCTTCCTACGAGTGAAAGCAAGGCTATATTTCTATTACTTTTACCAATGCATCCCTTTCAAATCAATCACCACAAGGTTATGCATATTTGTATAAGTGCATATTTTAGTTAGTATTGTTATCATTTATTTACCATGCACAGCTACATAAAGTAGGTCCTAAACCCTATATGAATTTGCATTGTGCATGCCACATAGTCTTAGGTTGTTAGTTGGCTAGTTACTATGTTtcttttttacagtcttttagtTACTTTTAATGTTTCACTCACAGCCGCTCCATCTCTCATCCATGGCAAGAAGGACAAGTTCAGCATTGTCTGGAAGACTTCGGAAATAGTCCTCTGTCAATTCTGTTCCATCTTCATACAAGGAAATATGCGAACCGACGAGTGGAACCTAGAAGAAAATTATTCGCATAATAATTCAAACAAAATAATGTAACTTTCATTATCGCCACTTCCTGGTTGCAAGTCTAGACCCGCTGTTATGGtatggtagtagcagtagaatgTGCTAAACATAGCAAGTTACTGGACGAAATCGTACCTGTAGAAGTTTACTCCCCTTTTTGAGAAGCTCTTTCAGACTTGTTGCAGCCACAccatatttttttgtttcattCAGGCTTCTTATTTTGACAACttgtttttttctttgaagtCCAAACATTGCGTCTTTTCTTCTATGAAGACCAATGTGCAGAAACACACAAAGAAACGATGCATGCTGCCAGCTACAGGACAGGTTGGAAAATTATCCAATATACTGCCATCTAGCGTTTTAGAACTGCACGtgcacacagttgacagtgtcaCTCAGCTGCTTCTAGAATATCCAGTAGCAGATGCAGATAAAAAGATGAAGAGGATCTCAATTGTTATAGTACTTATATTCTGTAGGTCAGGGGCCTGATTTTATAGGTAACCGTATCCTACTTGATTCTATTGTGTGGCCACATTATCCGTCTTACAAATGTGCTCTCTAGGATGCAAGTTTTGGTCCAGAGCAAAGACATATTTAGACCAGAGTTCACAGACCATCAAGCTAAGCTTAGGCCtcatctgagatatctactgcagccctcaccctccacatacaacacccatccTGTCAGTCATTCTGTTAaaggtcgctcgtcttttcagttcgctgcagctagcgactggaatgagctgcaataAACACTCAaagtggacagttttatctcaatctcttcatttaaaaactcaatcatggacactcttactgacagttgtggctgctttgcgtgatgtattgttgtctctaccttcttgccatttttgctgttgtctgtgcccaataatgtttgttccatgttgtgttgctaccatgttgtgttgtcatgtgttgctgctttgctatgttgttgtcataggtgtctctttatgtagtgttgtctcttgttgtgatgtgtgttttgtcctatattaaatcaaataaaataaagaaatccCAGTCCCCGTCCCCGCagaaggccttttgccttttggtaggccatcattgtacaaaataatttgttcttaactgacttgcctagttaaataaagattaaataaaacagCTGGTGAGTGTGCTATGCAAGTTCTCCCCATTTCTCCTAGTGGTGGCATTGGCCAGTGTATTTTAACAGTCAATCCCTAGGAAGATAGAATATGATGTCCAAATTATTAGGATTTGTTATGGTCCCCCTCACCCTGACCACTACAGTATACACAAGGCTGTATTTAAATGCAAATGGGTCTGTGGATGAGGATCGTTTTGCATAGAGAATATGCAATGTCCAACAGTATGTATCCTTCCCAAACCAGAGGGTGGCGATATGGACACGTGCTGGTCTCCCGCTCTCTTTAGTACATTTTGAACGAATAAGAAGAAAAGGCATAGCAACGTTAATATCACCGTAGTAACCGATGCCAAGTGACGGGAGAAACCAATTTAAAGGGAACATACGGTAATAGAACAATTTCATTCAGGTCATTTGGTAATCCTGCATTTAcataatcaattttaaaatgaACATCTTTAATCTTTGAATATATCAGTCGATttgataaaatatatatttttactattcGTACCTTCATTTATTTACCTTTTAAATCTTTACCCCCTTTTGAAAGTCAGCTATTTTGCTTCCCCTGTTGCCAACATGCCTGGATAGCTAGGATTTCAAATAAGCGAGGGTAAAACAGTGATTTTTATACAACTGCGCGACATTTTACTTGCTACAATTACAAGCATAGCTAGTTTGGGTAACAATCTTATTTTCTGAGGTTTGAGAATAGTGCAAAGTTCGCTTTGGTATCTTAATGAACAAgtcctaatgttagctaacgttacttacTGATagcaaacacacaaaacaaaacccACTAACTAGCAAGCTAGGCGTTGTTGTTTTAGCTAAATATAGCTAGCGAAATTTGACTTTGCTGCAGACTCGAAATATCCTCTCAATGACCGACGACTGGAAAGGACTGTTTGAGAGAGGACGGATGATTCCTCCACACAGCCAGACTGTTCGACTGGCACAGGACTCATCCCACACCCATTCTCAAGGCTTCCAAATCATCCTGAAGCATCTTGATGGACCTCACATTCAACAGGTAGGCCTACGCCTTATTTGCATAAACCTGGCATCCGaagagttagctagctaatgccaTTCGCAAGTTTGATGCTAGCCCAGCCTGGTAGGTAGACAAACGTTAGTAGAGTTGCAAATGTTTAGCTAGGGACCCGTTTCTAATTGACTTCCAGTTACAAACATTTCTACTCCCCTCATCACTTAGGAGAAGAAGGAAGGGGAGTCAGAAGGGAATCGAAAGAGGGAACCAGTCAAGTACCAGCTGAGTGTTTCCCTGTTTGATACCAGCCACCAGCACTTCTTCGGGAGAACGTTGAAGAGCTCACCCCAACAGATGAGTGGTGTCCACAGGGCAATGTTTAATGAGGTATACAACTGTTCATAACGATAGGCGGCTCTGGATTTGCTGAGGTACAAGAAAGCCAATAATTTGCGTTGGATTTGATACCTTGTACTTATGCACCATAGACCGATGATAAGAAGCAAACAACAACAAGCGATTGCTGACTTCTCTGCGAATTACCAACAAAGCTGACTGCAGAACTGAAGGCAGTTGGGTAACATGTCAAAAAGTTAACTTTTTGCCTCATCTCTGGTACGAGAGCCTTCGTTTTTGAGCAGTTTGTAGTTGCCAATGGTTGTTTTTGGACAGGGCTAGAATGTCCAAGGAAAATGGAAGTGTCAAAAAAGGCTTCCATTGGTCAGTATTTACACCAGTTATAAGGAGTTTGTTCAAGGGAGAGCTGGCCCACAATTAGCTGAATTGCTAATAAGAAAAATTTTCACAACTTTAGAGAAGGTTCCTTTAGGAGTCTCATGTCATTACCTAACGTTTTGATAGGAAATGGAGAGGCTACCCTCTTCATGTGAAATGGAGaggctaccctcacgtatctgaaaATACATGATGAATTGATGTTTACTGAAAAGCATACAGTATGTTCTCTGAATATtcaactctgatgatagagctaaatGTGGAATATTCGGAAATGTGTAGCTCAGACTAGgctcttcaagaggtgatgatattaaaaccaaatagttcaaatgtatttaacaatcccttgaaaacgACAATGTTTTAGCAAAGCTGAGGGTCTCCTTGCCCCCCAGCAGCCAAATCGAACACTGCACCGTATTGTGATGTTTTATTGACAAGGACTGTTTCCAAGAGACCGTTCCCTTAATGTCAAACACAACTTACCCAGAACGTGTTTACCATGCTCTCAGAATATTCAATATcaatgttctagacacgtttccTTGGAACGTTGCAAGAATATGCCAGTGTCCATTTTTCTGAGGGTTAGGAAAATATAGGTAATTATCAGAGAAATGAAAGGGGAGGCGGctaaaggaagaattggctttgggggtgaccagtgagatatacctgctggagcgcgtgctacgggtgggtgctgctatggtgaccagtgagctgagataaggcggggctttatctagcagagacttgtagatgacctggagccagtggcgacgagtatgaagcgagggccagccaacgagagcgtacaggtcgcagtggtgggtagtatatcgggctttggtgacaaaacggatggcactgtgatagactgcatccaatttgttgagtagagtgttggaggctattttgtaaatgatatcgtcGAGGagcggtaggatggtcagttttacgagggtatgtttggcagcgtgagtgaaggatgctctgttgtgaaataggaagccgattctagatttaattttagattggagatgcttaatgtgagtctggaaggatagtttacagtctaaccagacaactaggtatttgtagttgtccacatattctaagtcagaaccgtccagagtagtgatgctggacgggcgggcaggtgcgggcagagatcggttgaagagcatgcatttagttttacttgcatttaagtgcagttggaggccacggaaggagagttgtatggcattgaagctcgtctggagggttgttaacacagtgtccaacgaagggccagaggtGTACAgtatggtgtcgtctgcgtaaggaaagttgctagctagcattaaacttatcttataaaaaacaatcaatcaatcataatcactagttaactacacatggttgatgatattactagtttatctagcgtgccctgcattgcatataatcgatgcggtgcgtatcgttgatccaatgtgtacctaaccataaacatcaatgcctttcttaaaatcaatacacagaagtatatattttgaaacctgcatatttagcgaaaataaatccaggttagcaggcaatattaaccaggtgaaattgtgtcacttctcttgcgttcattgcacgcagagtcagggtatatgcaacagtttgggccgcctaatttgccagaatgttatgtaattatgacataacattgagggttgtgcaatgtaacaggaatatttagacttaaggatgccacccgttagtgaaatacggaaccgttccgtattttatctgaaagaataaacgtcttgttttcgagatgatagtttccggattcgaccatattaatgacctaaggctcgtatttctgtgtgttattatgttataattaagtgtatgatttgatagagcagtctgactgagcgatggtaggcagcaggcCGGGGATAGCAAGCTAGCATAtcggccttagagggacgtcacGATGGGGGAAAAGTATTTTTGCCtcctcgtaagcattcattcaaacagcacttttgtgcgttttgccagcagctcttcgctgtgcttaaagcattgcactgtttatgacttcaagcatatcaactccagagattaggctggtgtaaccgatgtgaaatggctagctagttagcggggtgcgcgctaataacgtttcaaacgtcactcgctctgagacttggagtggttgtttcccttgctctgcatgggtaacgatgcttcgagggtggctgttgtcgatgtgttcctggttcgagcccaggtaagagcgaggagagggatggaagctatactgttacactggcaatactaaagtgcctatgagaacatccaatagtcaaaggttaatgaaatacaaatggtatagagagaaatagtcctataataactgcaacctaaaacttcttacctgggaatattgaagagtcatgttaaaaggaaccaccagctttcatatgttctcatgttctgagcaagaaacttaaacgttagctttcttacatggcacatattgcacttttactttcttctccaacactttgtttttttattgatgtattatattaagttaaaataagtgttcattcagtatttttgtaattgtcattattacaaagtAAAAAAtctggccgattaatcggtatcggctttttttggggtcctccaataatcggtattgggcgttgaaaaatcataatcataATCTAGTTAACATGCATGggaccaaggcttttacggtcaCAGaattcaacaaatgagagcacctggggagtaggagtggagctaggcagtgcaggacctggattaacctctacatcaccagaggcacagaggagaagtaggataagggtacagctaaaggctataagaactggtcgtccaGTGCgctgggaacagagaataaaaggagcagatttctgggcacgatagcatagattcaaggcataatgtacagacaaaggtatggtaggaagagagtacattggaggtaaaggcattgagtaatgaagagatagatatagtctctagagtcgttaaaaccaggtgatgtcatcacatatgtgggaggtggaaaaacatggttggttaaggcatattgagcagggctatagtctatacagtgaaataagacagtaatcactaaccaggacagtaatggacaaggcatattgatattagggagaggcatgcgtagccaagtgattgtatgggtccagtgagtggttgggctggctggggacacggcgattcagacagttagcaggccggggctagcagttagcaggtcggggctagcaagctagcagttagcaggccggggatagcaagctagcagttagcagccCGGGGATAGCAAGCTAGCATAccggccttagagggacgtcacGATGGGGgaaaagtctgtttttgcctcctcgtgcggtgacgtcgatagaccgggtgtggaattagtagggttccaagtagcagaggggtagcAAAATGAGTATAGTGGTTCAAGAAACTGGCCGGTGgatcagctaacagtccaatatgctatagatagctagcaggccgcggatagcagaatgggccttcaggtGATGTCGCGCCTGAGGGGATTGttgggcagattatgtcggtattccagtcgtgaaggatcggcggtgttccgtgccccgtaccggcagtagaaggggtccagATATTGTAGCCAAGGAGTGGGCTTCAGGAGTAGCCCAGGAGCCCTAGCCCGGAGATGGGTCTAGCAAGGGCAAGCCCCAGGCTAGTTGGTGCTTGCTCCGGGATGgaaacgttagccaggagtagtcaactccgggttgcggttagctagctgCCATGATCCAGATGAAAGGGTtcagagtttgcggtaggaatccggggatatggagagagaacaggtccggtatgctctggtttgaaacgAGTTGTACGAattggcgagagctttccgagctaaaggttagctgactgatagctgATAGCTGGTAGCTAGTTGAGGTATTCAAGTTCGTaggtaaatagaaatactttgggggaaaaaacagatccacaccacattgggtgaggtgtgttgcaggagagtattttgaagttgattTTTAGGGAAAATATAAAAAAGAttgcgaagaaaaatatatatacatgggacaagacaaagacgtctgatttctacgccatcttggatttaagacttaacgttacagcatacagtaacattctagatgattctgtgcttccaactttgttgcaacagtttggggaaggacctttcctgtttcagcatgataatgcccccatgcacagagggatgtccatacagaaatggtttctcgagattggtgtggaagaacttgactggcctgcacagggccctgacctcaaccccatcaaacaccattgggatgaattggaacgctgactgcgagcctaatcgcccaacatcagtgcccaacctgatgtccccacagcaatgttccaacatctagtggaaagccttcccagaagagtggatgctgttataaatcaaatcaaatttatttatatagcccttcgtacatcagctgatatctcaaagtgctgtacagaaacccagcctaaaaccccaaacagcaaacaatgcaggtgtagaagcacggtggctaggaaaaactccctagaaaggccaaaacctaggaagaaacctagagaggaaccaggctatgtagggtggccagtcttcttctgcctgtgccggtggagattataacagaacattgccTAAGATGtacaaatgttcataaatgaccagcatggtcgaataataataaggcagaacagttatagcagcaaggggggactaactccatatttatgcccatgattttgaaatgagatgttcaacgagcaggtgtccacatacactacatgaccaaaagtatctcaaaatcattgtcatgtggttaatcaaaatgaTATCCAAATCTGAATTAAAATTATAAACCTAAAAAGTAACTTCCAATGCCAACTATGttaaaatagcctacataaaaccaacaaataaaaacattgcagcctgcaggtagaaaatatcctgataaaaataaatatcataTGAATTACATTGGCTAGGTTGGCCTCTCTGCAATTAACTTGAagcattgtatcaactattaacttgggtctGGCCTGAAGCTTGCAttagcaaacttgcaacattgtataacaTTTTCTGGGCCCTCAAAgctcgggacagacacagctgtaggctatttgtgcaagggataagaagtaatcaggcaGGCCtgttttatgacgtttccactggatcagagcattacatttttccctttcataCTCAGTGGTAATCCtcaagggagagagctggaaagatttttcaaagaCATTAAgcaactattgtcattctcaatggatgtaaaaacagactttgtttgcttgctgtttgaggtgaaggaAAAA
This window of the Oncorhynchus clarkii lewisi isolate Uvic-CL-2024 chromosome 16, UVic_Ocla_1.0, whole genome shotgun sequence genome carries:
- the LOC139368638 gene encoding DNA fragmentation factor subunit beta-like isoform X1; the encoded protein is MFGLQRKKQVVKIRSLNETKKYGVAATSLKELLKKGSKLLQVPLVGSHISLYEDGTELTEDYFRSLPDNAELVLLAMDERWSGFVCDIGRLLDTDRNSDLLIDAAKGLLSNERSPKRRRLLGDLLLHLKDSSEAENREDDEDWFQGNKSSILGWIEILQETMWQPKERWRKTRTFLFFNLKQTVSLRLYRSIFGLSGIDDRFKTKSAYMKYNCESRIRGYMKEVHSYAQTIQKPKLKDEYKKTAECLVMQLKSDKYNGCYFNRKEKEQNRLCTQEGWFSCQGAFDHDECKSLHSINPYGNRESRILFSTWNLDHGIEKKRTVIPTLVEALQKHKSSNINLDYFYKLLFTRENLKLVHIVCHKKGAHDLLCDKRKMYKQGKRK
- the LOC139368638 gene encoding DNA fragmentation factor subunit beta-like isoform X2 — protein: MFGLQRKKQVVKIRSLNETKKYGVAATSLKELLKKGSKLLQVPLVGSHISLYEDGTELTEDYFRSLPDNAELVLLAMDERWSGFVCDIGRLLDTDRNSDLLIDAAKGLLSNERSPKRRRLLGDLLLHLKDSSEAENREDDEDWFQGIDDRFKTKSAYMKYNCESRIRGYMKEVHSYAQTIQKPKLKDEYKKTAECLVMQLKSDKYNGCYFNRKEKEQNRLCTQEGWFSCQGAFDHDECKSLHSINPYGNRESRILFSTWNLDHGIEKKRTVIPTLVEALQKHKSSNINLDYFYKLLFTRENLKLVHIVCHKKGAHDLLCDKRKMYKQGKRK